In the Blastocatellia bacterium genome, one interval contains:
- a CDS encoding transcriptional repressor codes for MSRTHQSQPDSPERQIFYECLRKKKLKRTAQRDTILDVFLKTRGHLSSEELYQRVNQVDSSIGYTTVYRTLKLLLECGLAYPVQVGDGRTRYEQGFNYSHHDHLICVKCGELTEFFDPQLEAIQEEIVHRHHFKMVDHSLRIWGVCSKCQPPSA; via the coding sequence ATGAGCAGAACACATCAGTCACAACCGGATAGCCCGGAGCGGCAAATCTTTTACGAGTGCCTTCGCAAGAAGAAGCTCAAGCGAACCGCTCAACGAGATACGATCCTGGACGTGTTCCTGAAAACACGGGGACATCTCAGCAGCGAAGAACTCTATCAACGGGTCAATCAGGTGGACAGCTCGATTGGCTACACGACGGTCTATCGAACGTTGAAGTTGCTGTTGGAATGCGGACTGGCCTATCCCGTCCAGGTGGGCGATGGGCGCACACGATATGAGCAAGGATTCAATTACAGCCATCATGACCACCTGATCTGCGTCAAATGCGGCGAGCTAACCGAATTTTTCGATCCTCAACTGGAAGCAATCCAAGAGGAGATCGTCCATCGTCACCATTTCAAGATGGTTGATCACAGCCTGCGGATATGGGGCGTTTGCTCAAAGTGCCAGCCGCCCTCAGCTTGA
- a CDS encoding dipeptidase: protein MQSSSVRGWSLGLVCVIVLASMLGVPAQPGRDEKLWREALRIHRSAIVVDTHSDVTSRIVDEGFDLGARAQDGHMDIPRMREGGIDAEFFSIYVAARYAQQGGAARRALDMIDATYQQIEKYPNALELAVTVDDIRRIAKADKIAVLMGIEGGHAIEDSLGALRMFYKLGVRYMTLTHTNTNNWADSSGDKPRHGGLSDFGRTVVYEMNRLGMLVDISHVSDETFFDVIEVTRAPVIASHSSCRALTNVPRNMTDEMLRAMARNGGVVMINFYPGFIDQNRVDAVRQRDQIFKSALDELRQRYGDDTAGLQKAREMLLSSFILPKTPLSKLIDHIEHVIKVAGIDYVGLGSDFDGVPSLPEGLEDCSMLPKITYELLKRGYKEPEIKKVLGENFLRVMAQAEEVSRRLRQQDFAQRAGRQ, encoded by the coding sequence ATGCAATCGAGTTCAGTTCGTGGTTGGTCTCTGGGGCTAGTTTGTGTCATTGTCTTAGCGAGCATGCTGGGCGTCCCTGCTCAGCCGGGGCGCGACGAGAAGCTCTGGCGCGAAGCGTTGAGAATTCATCGTAGCGCCATTGTGGTGGACACGCATTCGGATGTGACCTCGCGGATCGTTGATGAAGGATTTGATCTGGGCGCACGGGCGCAAGATGGTCACATGGATATTCCACGAATGAGGGAAGGCGGGATTGACGCTGAGTTCTTCTCCATTTACGTGGCGGCCAGATATGCGCAACAAGGTGGAGCGGCTCGGCGGGCGCTGGACATGATTGATGCGACTTATCAGCAGATCGAAAAGTATCCAAACGCCCTAGAGCTGGCCGTCACGGTTGATGATATTCGTCGAATTGCCAAGGCTGATAAAATTGCCGTGTTGATGGGCATCGAGGGCGGGCACGCCATTGAGGATAGTCTCGGCGCGTTGCGAATGTTTTATAAGCTGGGCGTGCGCTATATGACGTTGACGCATACCAACACGAACAACTGGGCTGATTCCTCTGGCGACAAGCCGCGGCACGGCGGATTGAGCGATTTTGGCCGAACGGTCGTCTATGAGATGAATCGTCTGGGCATGCTCGTGGATATTTCGCATGTCTCTGATGAAACGTTTTTCGATGTCATTGAAGTGACGCGCGCGCCGGTGATTGCTTCGCATTCCTCGTGTCGAGCGTTAACCAACGTGCCGCGCAACATGACCGATGAGATGCTGCGGGCGATGGCGCGTAACGGCGGCGTTGTGATGATTAATTTTTATCCCGGTTTCATTGACCAAAATCGTGTTGACGCTGTCCGTCAGCGCGATCAGATCTTCAAATCCGCCCTCGATGAGCTGAGGCAGCGATACGGTGATGATACGGCTGGATTGCAAAAGGCGCGCGAGATGTTGCTCAGCTCGTTTATCCTTCCCAAGACGCCGTTGAGCAAATTGATTGATCACATCGAGCATGTCATCAAGGTAGCCGGCATTGACTATGTGGGACTCGGCTCGGATTTTGACGGTGTGCCCTCCCTGCCGGAAGGATTGGAGGACTGCTCCATGTTACCGAAAATCACCTATGAGTTGTTGAAACGTGGCTACAAAGAGCCGGAAATCAAAAAGGTGCTGGGCGAAAATTTCTTGCGCGTCATGGCGCAGGCTGAAGAAGTTTCTCGACGCCTCCGGCAACAGGATTTTGCTCAACGCGCCGGGCGACAATAA
- the larB gene encoding nickel pincer cofactor biosynthesis protein LarB, with the protein MNPETLKQMLEAYRRGQMELDEVMSYLRDLPYKNLEFARIDNHRQLRQGFPEVIFGQGKTTEQIIAIIESMLQFDGNILVTRTSEAVFDQVRAIITDAEYHPSARMIRIIRQPAPRKHGHVAVVAAGTSDLPVAEEAAMTADTLGNPIDRFYDVGVAGVHRLLSIRDQLIKARVVICVAGMEGALPSVVGGLVGVPVIAVPTSIGYGASFGGLAALLSMLNSCASNVVVVNIDNGFSAGVVAHLINQ; encoded by the coding sequence ATGAATCCGGAGACGCTCAAGCAGATGTTGGAAGCTTACCGGCGAGGGCAGATGGAACTCGACGAGGTCATGAGCTACCTGCGCGATCTTCCCTATAAGAACCTCGAATTTGCCCGCATTGATAATCATCGGCAACTCCGTCAGGGCTTCCCTGAAGTCATCTTCGGCCAAGGGAAGACGACCGAGCAAATCATCGCCATCATCGAATCTATGCTCCAGTTCGATGGTAACATTCTGGTCACGCGAACCAGCGAGGCAGTCTTCGATCAGGTGCGCGCCATCATCACCGATGCCGAGTACCACCCATCGGCTCGGATGATCCGCATCATCAGACAGCCGGCTCCCCGCAAACATGGCCATGTGGCCGTCGTCGCGGCAGGCACATCGGATTTGCCTGTTGCCGAAGAGGCGGCCATGACGGCTGATACGTTGGGAAACCCCATTGACCGCTTTTATGACGTCGGCGTCGCCGGCGTTCACCGGCTCTTAAGTATCCGCGATCAGCTCATCAAGGCCAGGGTGGTCATCTGCGTTGCCGGCATGGAAGGCGCTCTACCCAGCGTGGTGGGCGGACTGGTTGGCGTCCCTGTGATTGCCGTGCCAACCAGCATCGGCTATGGGGCTAGCTTTGGCGGCCTAGCCGCGCTTCTTTCCATGCTCAATAGCTGCGCCTCCAATGTCGTCGTCGTCAACATTGATAACGGATTCTCAGCCGGCGTCGTGGCTCACCTGATCAATCAATGA
- the guaA gene encoding glutamine-hydrolyzing GMP synthase, whose protein sequence is MTMTHEIVLVLDFGSQYTQLIGRRIRELGVYCEIIPFNTPYETIISKRPIGLVFSGGPSSVYAPGAPHCDPRLLSAGIPILGICYGFQLLSFFLGGRVAPSQRREYGPATLTVLKESPLFVGLPRCLPVWMSHGDEVCEPPAGFDIIARTDNALGAAEDQSRKLYALQFHPEVVHTPDGKAMLENFLTRICGAHKDWTMTSFIESSIERIRQQIGDGRAVCGLSGGVDSSVAATLVAQAIGSRLTCLFVDNGLLRKDEFEHVLDLYRHQLHLNVIAVRAAERFLSRLEGVTDPEVKRKTIGAVFIEVFQEEAAKLGDVNYLVQGTLYPDVIESTSVKGPSAVIKSHHNVGGLPDTLHLQLVEPLRELFKDEVREVGRALGLPPEIVDRHPFPGPGLAVRIIGAVTPERLRMLRDADAIVIEEIRRAGLYDHVWQAFAVLLPVSSVGVMGDERTYEHTVAIRAVNSQDGMTADWARLPYDVLSRISTRIVSEVRGINRVVYDISSKPPSTIEWE, encoded by the coding sequence ATGACCATGACCCATGAAATCGTCTTGGTGCTCGACTTTGGCTCTCAGTACACACAACTGATTGGTCGTCGTATCCGCGAGTTGGGCGTCTACTGCGAAATCATTCCGTTCAACACGCCCTACGAAACGATCATCAGCAAGCGGCCGATCGGCCTTGTGTTTTCAGGCGGCCCCAGTTCGGTCTATGCGCCGGGCGCTCCCCACTGTGATCCAAGGTTACTGAGCGCCGGGATTCCCATCTTAGGAATTTGCTACGGATTTCAATTGCTCTCTTTTTTCTTGGGAGGCCGTGTCGCGCCTTCGCAGCGGCGCGAATATGGCCCCGCCACGTTAACCGTGCTGAAAGAAAGCCCGCTGTTTGTCGGCTTGCCACGCTGCTTGCCGGTATGGATGAGTCACGGCGACGAAGTGTGCGAACCGCCCGCGGGGTTCGACATCATCGCCCGCACCGACAACGCGCTAGGAGCAGCAGAGGATCAATCGCGCAAACTCTACGCCTTGCAGTTTCACCCTGAAGTCGTGCACACGCCGGATGGAAAAGCGATGCTGGAGAACTTTCTGACGCGCATCTGCGGCGCACACAAGGATTGGACAATGACGTCGTTCATCGAGTCCAGCATCGAACGCATTCGGCAGCAAATCGGCGATGGGCGAGCGGTCTGCGGGCTTTCCGGCGGCGTTGACTCGTCGGTCGCAGCGACGTTGGTGGCGCAAGCAATTGGCTCACGCTTGACCTGCCTGTTTGTGGATAATGGGCTATTGAGAAAAGATGAATTTGAGCACGTCCTCGACCTGTATCGTCATCAACTGCACCTGAACGTGATTGCCGTTCGGGCGGCTGAGCGTTTTCTGTCACGACTGGAAGGTGTGACCGATCCGGAGGTCAAGCGAAAAACGATTGGAGCGGTATTCATCGAAGTGTTCCAAGAAGAGGCGGCCAAACTCGGCGATGTTAATTACCTTGTTCAAGGGACGCTCTATCCTGACGTGATTGAATCCACATCGGTGAAAGGTCCTTCGGCTGTCATCAAGAGTCACCACAACGTCGGCGGTTTGCCCGATACGTTGCATCTGCAACTGGTGGAACCACTGCGCGAACTCTTCAAGGATGAAGTCAGAGAGGTTGGACGGGCACTCGGCCTGCCGCCTGAGATTGTTGACCGTCACCCATTCCCTGGACCGGGCTTGGCGGTTCGCATCATCGGCGCAGTGACGCCGGAACGATTGCGTATGTTGCGTGACGCCGATGCGATCGTGATCGAAGAAATTCGGCGAGCCGGCCTGTATGATCACGTTTGGCAAGCCTTCGCCGTGCTGTTGCCGGTCAGTAGCGTCGGCGTGATGGGCGACGAACGAACGTACGAACATACAGTGGCGATTCGCGCTGTCAACAGTCAAGATGGCATGACAGCAGATTGGGCGAGACTGCCGTACGACGTGCTTTCACGGATTTCTACGCGGATCGTTTCGGAAGTCCGTGGCATCAATCGTGTGGTGTACGACATTAGCTCGAAACCGCCAAGCACGATTGAATGGGAGTGA
- a CDS encoding SBBP repeat-containing protein has protein sequence MKKRMFVSLLAMVFTLTLSVIRFGASAAGPNEIASSIVVDAAGYAYITGSVSDGSSHDYLTTKYDPTGVPVWSVRYDGPSHGDDTASAVAVDAAGHVYVTGTSQNDYATVKYDANGVQQWVARYNGTGNDLDMATAIAVDAAGNVYVTGLSVAPRVSKDYVTIKYNAAGVQQWVARYNGPGDDLDKAFDLAIDEAGNVYVSGFSIGAGTARDFATIKYSADGVQQWVARYNGPGNGADEVTALAVDQLGNVYVTGYSVGVNSSSDYTTIKYRPDGTQVWIARYNGPDNGIDAATALTLDAAGNVYVTGASQGVGTFEDYATVKYSADGVQQWVARYNGPGNDADTPSSIVVDARGQVYVTGASEGVHSLTDYATVKYSADGVQQWVVRYNGPGNDVDRATAMTIDAAGHIYVTGSSVGDDHSADWATMKYDGEGIEQWVARLSGVKN, from the coding sequence TTGAAGAAGAGAATGTTTGTTAGCTTGCTAGCGATGGTTTTTACGCTTACGTTAAGTGTGATCCGGTTCGGAGCGTCCGCTGCTGGACCGAATGAAATCGCCAGTTCGATTGTCGTTGACGCGGCCGGTTATGCGTATATCACCGGCTCGGTCTCAGACGGATCAAGCCATGACTACCTGACGACCAAATATGATCCAACCGGCGTGCCGGTATGGTCGGTTCGTTACGATGGTCCATCGCATGGTGATGATACGGCCAGCGCGGTGGCTGTTGACGCCGCTGGCCATGTCTATGTGACTGGTACCAGCCAGAATGACTATGCGACAGTCAAGTATGACGCCAATGGCGTCCAGCAGTGGGTCGCGCGGTACAACGGAACAGGCAACGATCTGGACATGGCGACAGCCATTGCGGTTGATGCCGCCGGCAATGTCTATGTCACAGGGCTGAGTGTGGCGCCTCGTGTGTCCAAGGATTATGTGACGATCAAGTACAATGCCGCTGGCGTTCAGCAGTGGGTCGCGCGTTATAACGGTCCTGGTGATGATCTGGACAAAGCGTTCGACTTGGCGATTGATGAAGCCGGCAACGTCTATGTCTCTGGTTTCAGCATTGGCGCCGGCACAGCCCGTGATTTTGCAACGATCAAGTACAGTGCCGATGGCGTCCAGCAGTGGGTGGCGCGGTACAACGGGCCAGGCAATGGCGCCGATGAGGTGACTGCGCTGGCTGTTGACCAACTTGGTAACGTCTATGTGACTGGTTACAGTGTCGGCGTGAATTCCTCCAGTGATTACACGACGATTAAATATCGGCCTGACGGCACGCAAGTGTGGATCGCACGTTACAATGGTCCGGACAATGGCATTGATGCGGCGACGGCCTTGACGCTTGACGCTGCCGGTAACGTCTATGTGACAGGCGCCAGTCAAGGCGTAGGGACGTTTGAAGATTACGCGACGGTGAAGTACAGCGCCGATGGCGTTCAGCAATGGGTCGCGCGGTACAACGGCCCTGGCAATGATGCCGACACCCCCAGCAGCATCGTCGTGGATGCACGCGGTCAGGTTTACGTGACCGGCGCGAGCGAAGGCGTTCATTCGTTGACCGATTACGCGACGGTGAAGTACAGCGCCGATGGTGTCCAGCAGTGGGTTGTCCGTTACAATGGCCCCGGCAATGATGTGGATCGAGCGACAGCGATGACGATTGATGCTGCGGGTCATATCTACGTGACGGGCAGCAGCGTTGGAGATGATCATTCTGCTGACTGGGCCACGATGAAGTACGATGGCGAAGGCATCGAGCAATGGGTCGCTCGGCTCAGTGGCGTGAAAAACTGA
- a CDS encoding glycosyltransferase family 2 protein produces the protein MTVPKVCAVVVNWNGGELVQQCVASLTQPVDPPLEIIVVDNHSADGSAAALRRRFPFITLIENETNEGFAQGANIGIERALARGADFVYLLNNDLTVDPTAPMEMITVMQQDAAIGITGAKVLRQDDPTRIYCVWEEIRYNHVLTRAVGEWEIDRGQYDCIRDVDCVCGAAMMVRRDVFEQIGLFDARFFAYQEQVDFCHRARKHGRRIVFVPRAIVRHYGEHSLRSRDALFLKTYLLRRNSVLFMKKHGDWWTWCRFLGWVALSVGTMCVVDLLRNRWVYSKARLQGFWDGFCGRLIDEEQLTEVRASLMGGKG, from the coding sequence ATGACAGTTCCCAAGGTCTGCGCCGTCGTGGTCAACTGGAACGGCGGGGAGCTCGTGCAGCAATGTGTGGCCAGTCTGACTCAACCTGTTGACCCACCGTTAGAGATCATCGTGGTGGATAATCATTCCGCCGACGGTTCCGCTGCCGCGTTGCGCCGTCGGTTTCCGTTCATCACATTGATCGAGAATGAAACCAACGAGGGGTTTGCTCAGGGAGCCAACATCGGCATTGAGCGGGCGCTGGCGCGAGGCGCGGACTTCGTTTATCTGTTGAACAACGACCTGACCGTTGATCCAACCGCGCCGATGGAAATGATTACAGTGATGCAACAAGATGCGGCCATCGGCATCACCGGCGCCAAAGTGCTACGACAAGATGATCCAACACGCATTTATTGCGTCTGGGAAGAAATTCGCTATAACCACGTTCTGACGCGAGCGGTAGGCGAGTGGGAGATTGATCGAGGCCAATATGACTGCATCCGCGACGTGGATTGTGTCTGTGGCGCGGCCATGATGGTGCGTCGTGACGTATTTGAGCAAATCGGGCTGTTTGACGCACGCTTTTTCGCATATCAGGAGCAGGTTGATTTTTGTCATCGCGCCCGCAAGCATGGGCGCCGGATTGTGTTTGTGCCGCGCGCCATCGTCAGGCATTATGGCGAACACAGTTTGCGGTCCCGCGACGCGCTCTTCCTGAAAACGTATCTGCTTCGGCGCAACAGTGTGCTTTTCATGAAAAAGCATGGCGATTGGTGGACGTGGTGCCGGTTTCTCGGCTGGGTCGCGCTCAGCGTGGGCACTATGTGCGTGGTGGATTTACTGCGGAACCGCTGGGTCTACTCAAAAGCTCGGCTGCAAGGTTTTTGGGATGGTTTTTGCGGTCGGCTGATTGACGAAGAGCAGCTCACGGAGGTTCGCGCGTCGCTCATGGGAGGCAAGGGATGA
- the lysA gene encoding diaminopimelate decarboxylase, which translates to MKFENGILQIGGRSVVDLVAQYGSPLYVYDQEVMLAQLEQIRQAVSYRPFQLRYACKANSNLTILRLFHQCGLHLDVVSPGEVIVAERAGYTPDQLLYTGNSVTNEELEFVHQRGVLINLDSLSQLRRFGQRFPGTQASLRINPDVGAGHHQHVITGGPDSKFGIALDELDEARALARQYHIRLIGLHQHIGSGILQPEIFWLAMTPILQVASAFEELEFINLGGGFGIPYEPHERPLDMARLGEGLSERFEAFCQAYGRPLRLDLEPGRFLVAPAGYLLVQVNTIKRTEKHTFVGTDSGFNHLIRHPLYKSYHRIINGTREHGPMKTVAVCGNLCESGDLFTHGRELVEPREGDILVICDAGAYGYSMSFTYNMRPRPAEVLVDRGAAQLIRRRETIDDLLMLMTDEAVSCR; encoded by the coding sequence ATGAAATTTGAAAATGGCATACTTCAGATTGGCGGTCGCTCGGTTGTTGACCTGGTGGCCCAGTATGGAAGTCCGTTGTACGTTTACGACCAGGAGGTCATGCTCGCCCAGTTAGAGCAAATTCGACAGGCAGTTTCCTATCGGCCATTCCAGCTTCGCTATGCGTGCAAAGCGAACAGCAATCTGACGATTCTTCGCTTGTTTCACCAATGCGGCCTTCATCTTGATGTCGTCTCTCCGGGTGAAGTGATCGTGGCCGAGCGAGCCGGCTATACGCCTGATCAATTACTTTACACTGGCAACAGCGTGACCAACGAGGAATTGGAGTTTGTTCATCAGCGTGGCGTGTTGATCAATCTGGATTCGCTTTCACAATTGCGCCGCTTTGGTCAACGCTTTCCTGGCACTCAGGCCTCGCTGCGCATCAATCCAGATGTTGGGGCGGGGCATCATCAGCATGTCATTACAGGCGGCCCTGACAGCAAATTTGGGATTGCGCTGGATGAGTTGGATGAAGCGCGCGCGCTGGCTCGGCAGTATCACATTCGATTGATCGGGCTGCATCAGCATATTGGTTCGGGAATTTTACAGCCAGAGATTTTCTGGTTGGCGATGACGCCCATTTTGCAGGTGGCCTCGGCGTTTGAAGAGCTGGAGTTCATTAACTTGGGCGGCGGATTCGGTATTCCCTATGAGCCACATGAGAGGCCGCTAGATATGGCTCGGCTGGGCGAAGGCTTGTCTGAGCGGTTTGAGGCATTTTGTCAGGCGTATGGCCGACCCCTTCGACTCGATTTAGAACCAGGCCGATTCCTGGTGGCTCCAGCCGGCTACTTACTGGTTCAAGTCAACACGATCAAGCGCACTGAAAAGCATACGTTCGTCGGAACGGATTCGGGATTTAATCATTTGATTCGTCATCCACTCTACAAATCCTACCATCGCATCATCAACGGCACACGCGAACATGGGCCGATGAAAACTGTGGCCGTGTGCGGCAATCTCTGTGAGAGCGGCGATCTGTTCACGCATGGCCGTGAGCTGGTCGAGCCGCGCGAGGGAGACATCCTGGTTATCTGTGACGCGGGCGCCTACGGTTATTCCATGAGCTTCACCTACAACATGCGTCCTCGACCCGCTGAAGTGCTGGTAGATCGTGGAGCCGCACAATTGATTCGGCGACGAGAAACGATTGATGATCTGTTGATGCTGATGACCGATGAAGCGGTGAGCTGCCGATGA
- a CDS encoding alpha-amylase family glycosyl hydrolase codes for MERFIALCVLLSCALGLGVCHAPINAQRSTGGAPSVVLQWFETSYRDLQRRLPEVVQMGYGAIYLPPPNKAGSGAASVGYDPADRFDFGDRLGYGTVSTRYGTAQELLDLVKAAHQLGLEVYFDTVMNHNANRGVTRISGYPDLIPQDFHIRSNTDTSNCEIRNFVPLSAEIFNCDLLGLADIAQEDGNNISGPLDPPGPIGLNEFGKPTYVRHPLTPQYYPDGRPVSEDVRQFLHRWAWFMGAVIGADGYRLDAVKHTIPAFFGGPAEQVGGRMSGPPFLEGLHRGVRARTGRDAVIFGENLSADARELATYAQTGMALLDYPLYFTLNRVFNTAIGDQSIGFWLGNPPRLDQGIRFAYGGLDPRIGFTFVQNHDVLPPRANNLAHAWVLTRPGRPIVYFDGNNIPDDARTNFPRPGRTDALGEGSNLLRALIDFHNEFARGDIVVRATEEGADDDVFVFERVVEGKGLALVALNDLADSNDAEQVTVTTSFPPGTVLVDYGGQMPPVTVGSDRRVTIRVPSNNNPADDPPGQIRFDNNGRGFVLYGPRNPGGPPDGSHPVRLEQQGVVLPLQPFPTADGRFADPEPNTRVHAPVVRADVITLRLCTDGTAADVVVQIDGAALPLAGRSPIAGSPEGLADGFVRADALGAGQFLLPDVDLSSLNEGWHVVKFLAFGAPGDGVAPVFNTFTQIFLLDRPDRSEHVTDGNIVGDFSAEPIAVQMVDPGPLNGQNELNALLVEADRTNLYIGLSAIVQGPHATGVVLFIDVDYGRATGLRELGRIDDDSGPATRLISSTEITAPDERFGAEFVVATLGGAGLCSAPAAPIRSGAATAPPVAARAGLYRINLSELRDLVELAAEIAFDPEYVAMRGPVAVNPPTGAVTDGLEIAIPWTALFADGRVPPDARLALFAYITYGGESGQLTSPSSPDRIEFGGRYPAEVFPTNQRLFGVVPSTIFVHE; via the coding sequence ATGGAACGATTCATCGCTCTGTGTGTGTTGCTCTCGTGCGCGCTTGGACTGGGCGTGTGCCACGCGCCGATCAATGCCCAGCGCAGTACTGGTGGCGCGCCGTCGGTTGTGTTGCAATGGTTTGAAACCAGCTATAGGGATTTGCAACGACGGTTGCCAGAGGTCGTGCAGATGGGGTACGGCGCAATCTATTTGCCGCCGCCCAATAAGGCCGGCTCTGGAGCGGCATCGGTCGGGTATGATCCGGCTGACCGGTTTGATTTCGGCGACCGGCTTGGATATGGCACGGTCAGCACGCGCTATGGCACCGCTCAAGAGCTGCTGGATCTGGTCAAGGCGGCGCATCAACTGGGATTGGAAGTTTATTTCGACACGGTGATGAATCATAACGCCAATCGCGGGGTGACGCGCATCAGCGGCTACCCGGACCTGATCCCGCAAGATTTTCACATCCGCTCTAACACCGATACGAGCAATTGCGAGATTCGGAATTTTGTGCCGCTCAGCGCCGAAATTTTCAATTGTGATCTGCTCGGGCTGGCCGACATTGCGCAAGAGGATGGCAACAACATCAGCGGCCCGCTTGATCCGCCGGGGCCGATTGGCTTGAACGAGTTCGGGAAGCCAACGTATGTGCGCCACCCACTGACGCCGCAGTATTATCCCGATGGTCGGCCGGTCAGTGAAGACGTGCGCCAATTCCTTCATCGTTGGGCGTGGTTCATGGGCGCGGTCATTGGCGCGGATGGTTACAGGCTGGATGCGGTCAAGCACACCATACCGGCGTTTTTTGGCGGCCCAGCGGAGCAGGTTGGCGGTCGGATGTCAGGTCCGCCGTTTCTGGAGGGATTGCATCGCGGCGTGCGCGCGCGCACGGGCCGCGATGCCGTTATCTTTGGCGAAAACCTATCGGCTGATGCCCGCGAGCTGGCCACCTACGCGCAGACCGGCATGGCGTTGTTGGACTATCCGCTCTATTTCACGCTCAACCGGGTGTTCAATACAGCCATTGGTGATCAGTCCATCGGGTTTTGGCTGGGCAATCCGCCGCGCCTCGATCAAGGCATCCGCTTCGCTTATGGCGGCCTTGATCCACGCATCGGTTTCACGTTCGTTCAGAATCATGACGTGCTGCCACCGCGAGCGAATAATCTGGCGCATGCATGGGTTCTAACGCGGCCCGGTCGCCCCATCGTCTACTTCGATGGCAATAACATTCCTGATGACGCGCGAACGAATTTTCCGCGGCCCGGTCGTACCGATGCGCTGGGTGAGGGAAGCAACCTGCTGCGAGCGCTCATTGACTTTCACAACGAATTTGCGCGCGGTGACATTGTCGTTCGCGCGACGGAAGAAGGGGCGGATGACGATGTCTTTGTTTTTGAGCGCGTCGTGGAGGGCAAGGGGCTGGCATTGGTTGCATTGAATGATCTAGCTGATTCCAATGATGCAGAGCAGGTCACTGTGACGACCTCATTTCCACCTGGCACGGTGTTGGTTGATTATGGTGGACAGATGCCGCCGGTTACAGTTGGCTCGGATCGTCGAGTGACCATCCGCGTGCCCAGTAACAACAACCCGGCTGATGATCCGCCCGGTCAGATTCGATTTGACAACAACGGTCGGGGGTTTGTGTTGTACGGACCGCGCAATCCCGGTGGACCACCTGACGGCTCACATCCCGTCCGCCTGGAGCAGCAAGGCGTCGTTCTGCCCTTGCAACCATTCCCCACTGCCGATGGACGATTTGCTGATCCGGAGCCGAACACGCGAGTGCATGCGCCAGTTGTCCGAGCGGACGTGATTACATTGCGCCTCTGCACGGATGGCACAGCCGCCGACGTTGTTGTGCAAATTGACGGAGCCGCGCTTCCATTGGCCGGACGAAGCCCGATTGCGGGCAGCCCCGAAGGATTGGCAGACGGCTTTGTGCGGGCGGATGCGCTCGGCGCTGGTCAGTTCCTCCTGCCCGATGTAGACCTTTCGAGTCTGAACGAAGGTTGGCATGTCGTCAAATTCCTGGCGTTCGGTGCGCCGGGCGATGGCGTTGCGCCGGTGTTTAACACCTTCACGCAAATTTTCTTGCTCGACCGACCCGATCGTTCAGAGCATGTAACCGACGGCAATATCGTCGGCGATTTCAGTGCTGAGCCGATCGCTGTGCAGATGGTTGATCCTGGCCCGCTCAATGGACAGAATGAGCTAAATGCATTGCTGGTGGAAGCTGACCGAACGAATCTCTACATCGGTCTCTCGGCGATTGTCCAGGGGCCGCACGCGACGGGCGTTGTTTTGTTCATTGATGTGGACTATGGGCGAGCCACAGGGCTGCGTGAGCTGGGACGCATTGATGATGATTCAGGTCCGGCGACGCGACTCATTTCCAGCACTGAGATCACCGCGCCGGACGAACGCTTCGGCGCTGAGTTTGTGGTAGCCACGTTGGGCGGAGCCGGGCTTTGCAGCGCGCCGGCTGCGCCGATTCGCAGCGGAGCGGCAACTGCTCCACCGGTAGCCGCCCGAGCCGGCCTGTATCGGATCAATCTGTCTGAGCTACGCGATCTGGTGGAGCTAGCTGCCGAAATCGCCTTTGATCCTGAGTATGTCGCGATGCGCGGGCCGGTGGCCGTCAATCCACCGACAGGCGCTGTGACGGATGGATTGGAAATTGCTATTCCATGGACGGCTTTGTTTGCGGATGGTCGCGTTCCGCCGGACGCGCGATTGGCATTGTTTGCCTACATCACGTATGGTGGCGAGTCAGGGCAGTTGACATCACCAAGTTCACCGGATCGGATTGAGTTTGGTGGTCGCTACCCGGCTGAAGTTTTTCCGACCAACCAGCGATTGTTTGGCGTTGTGCCCAGCACAATTTTCGTCCATGAATGA